In one Juglans regia cultivar Chandler chromosome 11, Walnut 2.0, whole genome shotgun sequence genomic region, the following are encoded:
- the LOC109011053 gene encoding bifunctional 3-dehydroquinate dehydratase/shikimate dehydrogenase, chloroplastic-like produces MGSLPFTVSDLQTSSSGARSSPTLLCTPLMGTTVDQMLIEMRKAKEIGSDVVEIRLDCLRNFNPRPDLEVLIERSPLPTLVTYRPIWEGGQYEGDETKRQDALRLAMELGADYIDVELEVAHDFNNSIYGKKPENFKVIVSSHNFHNTPSSEAIGNLVARIQATGADIVKIATTALDITDCARIFQIMVHSQVPTIGIVMGERGLISRLLSPKFGGYLTYGALEAGAISAPGQPTAKDLLDLYNFRLIGPDTRVYGIIGKPVGHSKSPLLFNAAFKSVGLNAVYVHFLVDDVKKFFDTYSSSDWAGCSCTIPHKEAALKCMNEIDPIAKKIGAINNIVRRSDGGLMAFNTDYIGAIAGIEDQLRGLNGTNPAAGSPLAGKLFVVLGAGGAGKSLAYGAAQKGARVVVANRTYERAKELADKVGGQAMTLAEVDNFHPEEGMVLANTTSVGMKPKIDETPISKQSLKHYCLVFDAIYTPKETRLLREARETGATIVYGTEMLIRQGFEQYKNFTGLPAPEELFRQLMEKHA; encoded by the exons ATGGGAAGCCTTCCG TTTACCGTGTCCGATTTGCAAACAAGCTCGAGTGGAGCTCGGAGCAGTCCCACGTTGCTATGTACTCCATTGATGGGAACCACGGTCGATCAAATGCTGATCGAGATGCGAAAGGCCAAGGAAATCGGATCCGACGTCGTTGAGATCCGGCTCGACTGTTTGAGAAACTTCAATCCACGCCCCGATCTTGAAGTTCTCATTGAGCGGTCTCCATTGCCAACTCTTGTCACTTACAG ACCAATTTGGGAAGGCGGTCAGTATGAAGGTGATGAAACCAAGCGACAGGATGCACTTCGTTTGGCAATGGAATTGGGAGCCGATTACATTGATGTTGAGCTTGAGGTTGCTCATGACTTCAACAATTCCATTTATGGGAAGAAGCCTGAGAACTTCAAAGTCATCGTTTCTTCTCACAATTTTCACAATACTCCATCTTCTGAGGCCATTGGCAATCTTGTGGCAAGAATCCAAGCTACCGGAGCTGACATAGTGAAGATTGCAACAACTGCATTGGACATTACAGATTGTGCACGCATTTTTCAGATAATGGTGCATTCTCAA GTGCCAACAATTGGAATTGTTATGGGAGAAAGGGGTTTGATTTCAAGGTTACTTAGCCCCAAGTTTGGTGGATACCTCACTTATGGTGCACTTGAGGCAGGTGCTATTTCAGCTCCAGGCCAACCAACTGCAAAAGATTTGTTGGACTTGTACAACTTCAGGCTTATTGGACCAGATACTAGAGTGTATGGCATCATTGGGAAGCCTGTTGGTCACAGCAAGAGTCCACTTCTTTTCAATGCAGCATTCAAGTCAGTTGGTCTTAATGCAGTTTATGTGCACTTTTTGGTGGACGATGTCAAGAAGTTTTTCGATACCTATTCTTCCTCTGATTGGGCTGGATGCAG TTGTACAATCCCACATAAGGAGGCTGCTCTCAAGTGCATGAACGAGATTGACCCTATTGCCAAG AAAATAGGAGCTATTAATAACATTGTCAGGAGATCAGATGGAGGACTAATGGCTTTCAACACTGACTACATCGGTGCTATTGCTGGCATTGAAGATCAACTAAGAG GTCTGAATGGTACAAATCCTGCAGCCGGCTCACCCTTGGCTGGTAAAttgtttgttgttttgggaGCCGGTGGTGCTGGCAAATCACTTGCCTATGGTGCTGCACAAAAGGGAGCAAGAGTGGTGGTTGCCAATCGTACATATG AGCGAGCTAAAGAACTGGCTGACAAAGTTGGTGGACAAGCTATGACTCTTGCTGAAGTAGACAACTTCCATCCTGAAGAAGGGATGGTTCTTGCAAACACTACATCCGTGGGAATGAAACCTAAAATAGATGAGACCCCCATTTCAAAG CAATCTCTGAAACATTATTGCCTAGTATTTGATGCCATTTACACACCAAAGGAGACCAGGCTCTTGCGTGAAGCAAGAGAGACTGGAGCAACTATTGTGTACGGAACAGAGATGTTGATCCGCCAAGGCTTTGAACAATACAAGAACTTCACTGGTCTGCCTG